The following are encoded together in the Peromyscus leucopus breed LL Stock chromosome 1, UCI_PerLeu_2.1, whole genome shotgun sequence genome:
- the LOC114703479 gene encoding olfactory receptor 1444, with translation MENSTEVMEFILLGLTDDPKLQVPLLLIFLFIYLVTLIGNGGMMVIIFLDSHLHTPMYFFLSNLSFVDLGYSSAVAPKMVAALQSGNKVISYNGCATQFFFFVGFATVECYLLASMAYDRHAAVCKPLHYTTTMTTGVCTILTIGSYVCGFLNASIHTADTFRLSFCSSNKINHFFCDVLPLLALACSSTHITRLVVFFVVGFNVFFTLLVILISYVFIYIAIQSIQSSKGRKKAFSTCASHLTAVSIFYGTIIFMYLHPSSSQSMDTDKIASVFYTVVIPMLNPLIYSLRNKEVKIAFWKILNNLYPPSFSVRWK, from the coding sequence ATGGAGAACAGCACAGAAGTGATGGAATTCATCCTGTTGGGGTTGACAGATGACCCCAAACTTCAGGTTCCTCTACTCCTGATATTTTTGTTCATCTACCTTGTTACTCTGATTGGTAATGGAGGGATGATGGTCATTATCTTCTTAGACTCCCATctccacactcccatgtacttcttcctcagtaATCTGTCCTTTGTGGATCTGGGATACTCATCTGCTGTAGCTCCCAAGATGGTGGCTGCATTGCAGTCAGGGAACAAGGTCATCTCCTACAATGGGTGTGCAActcagtttttcttctttgtgggttttgccACTGTTGAGTGctatctcctggcctccatggcttATGACCGGCATGCAGCAGTGTGTAAGCCTCTTCATtacaccaccaccatgacaacGGGTGTATGCACCATCCTGACCATTGGCTCTTATGTCTGTGGCTTCCTCAATGCCTCAATCCATACAGCAGATACCTTCAGACTCTCCTTCTGTAGttctaataaaataaaccattttttctGTGACGTTCTCCCACTCCTGGCCCTTGCATGCTCCAGTACACACATCACTAGGCTTGTTGTCTTCTTTGTTGTGGGATTCAATGTCTTTTTTACCCTCTTGGTAATTCTCATCTCTTATGTCTTCATATACATTGCTATTCAAAGCATACAGTCTTCCAAGGGACGAAAGAAAGCTTTCTCTACCTGTGCTTCCCACCTCACCGCTGTGTCCATCTTCTATGGCACAATCATCTTCATGTACTTGCATCCCAGTTCTAGTCAGTCCATGGACACAGACAAAATAGCATCTGTGTTCTACACTGTAGTGATTCCCATGCTGAACCCCTtgatctacagcctgaggaacaaaGAAGTGAAAATTGCTTTCTGGAAAATACTCAACAATCTTTACCCTCCGTCTTTTAGTGTGAGGTGGAAGTAG
- the LOC114703477 gene encoding olfactory receptor 5B12-like: protein MENSTEVTEFVLAGLTDDPKLQIPLFSVFLLIYLSTVLGNLGMIGLILLDTRLHTPMYLFLSHLSLVDFGYSSAVTPKVMAGLLSTDKLISHNACGTQFFFFVGFITTESFLLAAMAYDRYAAVCKPLHYTTTMTTNTCACLTISSYVCGFLNSSIHTGNIFRLSFCKSNVIDHFFCDAPPLLALSCSDTSVSEMVIFFVVGFNDLSSVVVILISYLFIFITILRMHSSEGRQKAFSTCASHLTAVSIFYGSGIFMYLQPSSSHTMSTDKVASVFYTMVIPMLNPLVYSLRNKEVKSALQKAVEKAKFSLALTF, encoded by the coding sequence ATGGAGAACAGTACAGAGGTGACTGAGTTCGTTCTTGCAGGGTTAACAGATGACCCAAAGCTGCAGATCCcactcttctctgtcttccttctcatCTATCTCAGCACTGTGCTTGGGAACCTGGGAATGATAGGGTTGATTCTGCTGGACACACGCCTCCACACTCCCATGTACCTTTTTCTCAGTCACCTATCTCTGGTGGACTTTGGTTATTCTTCAGCTGTCACACCCAAAGTAATGGCAGGTCTCCTTTCAACAGATAAACTCATATCCCACAATGCTTGTGGCACCCAATTCTTCTTCTTTGTGGGCTTTATAACTACAGAAAGTTTCCTCCTGGCTGCCATGGCTTATGACCGCTATGCAGCAGTGTGCAAGCCCCTGCATTACACCACCACCATGACTACAAACACATGTGCTTGTCTGACCATAAGCTCCTATGTCTGTGGCTTCCTGAATTCCTCCATCCACACTGGGAACATTTTCAGGCTTTCCTTCTGCAAGTCCAATGTGATAGACCACTTCTTCTGTGATGCCCCTCCTCTCCTGGCCCTCTCATGCTCAGACACCTCTGTCAGTGAGATGGTAATTTTCTTCGTGGTGGGCTTCAATGATCTCTCCTCTGTTGTAGTTATCTTGATTTCCTACCTGTTTATATTCATCACTATTCTGAGGATGCACTCATCTGAAGGACGCCAGAAGGCTTTTTCCACCTGCGCTTCCCACCTCACTGCAGTCTCCATCTTCTATGGGTCAGGTATCTTCATGTACTTACAGCCCAGCTCCAGTCACACTATGAGCACTGACAAGGTGGCTTCTGTGTTCTACACCATGGTCATCCCTATGCTGAACCCTCTggtctacagcctgaggaacaaaGAGGTCAAGAGTGCATTACAAAAGGCTGTGGagaaagcaaaattttctttagcactcacattttaa
- the LOC114703447 gene encoding olfactory receptor 5B2-like produces MMKNRTEVTEFLLLGLTDAPGLQLPLFITFLLIYIITLLGNLGMILLILLDSRLHTPMYIFLGNLSLVDFCYSSAVTPTVMTELLVGDKVISYNDCAAQMFFFAGFATVENYLLASMAYDHYAAVCKPLHYASTMTKDVYTWLIIGSYVISFMNASIHIVDIFTLSFCKSNVIHHFFCDVPAVMALTCFDNQFRELVLLYIESFNIFFALIVIWTSYMLIFVTILKMHSAVGHRKAVSTCASHFTAVSIFYGTVIFMYLQPNSSHTMDTDKVTSVFYTMVIPMLNPLVYSLRNKEVKNAFLKSIPYS; encoded by the coding sequence CCTCCTATTGGGACTCACAGATGCCCCAGGCCTGCAGCTTCCCCTGTTTATCACCTTCCTCCTCATCTACATCATCACCCTGTTGGGGAACCTGGGGATGATCCTGCTGATTCTCTTGGACTCTCGGCTTCACACGCCCATGTATATTTTCCTTGGTAATCTTTCTCTGGTGGACTTTTGTTATTCTTCAGCTGTCACACCCACTGTCATGACTGAACTTCTTGTAGGAGACAAGGTCATTTCCTATAATGACTGTGCTGCTCAGATGTTCTTCTTTGCAGGCTTTGCTACTGTGGAGAATTACCTGTTGGCCTCAATGGCCTATGATCACTATGCAGCAGTATGTAAGCCCCTACACTATGCTAGCACCATGACTAAAGATGTGTATACATGGCTGATTATTGGCTCTTATGTCATCAGTTTCATGAATGCCTCCATCCATATTGTGGACATATTCACACTTTCCTTTTGTAAGTCCAATGTGATACACcattttttctgtgatgttccaGCAGTCATGGCTCTCACTTGTTTTGATAATCAATTTAGGGAACTGGTTCTTCTCTACATTGAAAGTTTCAATATCTTTTTTGCTCTCATAGTTATCTGGACATCTTACATGTTAATTTTTGTCACCATCTTAAAGATGCACTCAGCTGTAGGACATCGAAAGGCTGTATCCACCTGTGCCTCCCACTTCACTGCAGTCTCTATTTTCTATGGGACTGTAATCTTCATGTATTTACAGCCCAACTCCAGTCATACCATGGATACAGACAAAGTTACATCTGTGTTCTACACCATGGTCATTCCTATGCTGAACCCTCTggtctacagcctgaggaacaaaGAGGTCAAGAATGCATTCTTAAAGTCAATACCATATTCATAA